In Malus sylvestris chromosome 2, drMalSylv7.2, whole genome shotgun sequence, the genomic stretch AGTTCTTAAGAGTttccaaagaaacaaaatttaaaacaaagaaCATAAAATGATACCAGGCTTTCCAGATTCCAGCTTCTCTTTTCCATGACTCCATCCAAAATTGTACCTAAACATGGATGGCAGGTAAAAGGAAGACAAGcaataaaactttgtaaagattCCCAAGAAAAGCAATAAAACTACGTAAATATTAGTTAATAATGTCAAGAGAATAGTCTGTGACAAATCCAAGAGTTGAGATGAGACTATCTTTCTGGCAggaatttttggaatttttctCTATTGTAAGGAAAACATAGATTGATGTTTGTGTTGACACGAAAATTATGCCAACGGCTTAAGAGAAATTGAAGTATAACAATGGGACTAAAATGACTTACCTACTATGAGGATCTtcaagttccttcttcacctcttCAGGCAGATTGGCTAATCTAATAAACGAAAACAAAACTCCCATGAGCAGTGCTATAACAAACTATCTTCCTAAATTCATTATGAATTgcagttaaaacttaaaatgaacATGAAAATCCTATGTAGAAGGGATATACCTAGGTGACAAGCGTAGAAGATTCCCACGCAAGGAAGAATATCCTGGACCCTGCAATTGGAAACTCAATGAAACAATTACAAAGATGCTAGAAGAAAATACTTATCAGTTTACAACAAAACGCTAGCTCTCACGAGAATCGATTAGGTATGAAGCATCAAAACAATAACATGAGACAGCATAATTTATGAGCTGTGAATCGAATAATGGAGCAAAATATCGTTGCCCAAACAGCACAATCTACAATCTACATGACGGAGAAATTACCCCGACATTACATATGCAAGTTCATGGGTTCACATGTAAGCATatggtttgtttttttaaccGATTCGTTAACAAATTCTTTCTGCACATATAGtttcaacccaaaaccaaaaattcCATTGTCAAACAAATATGCATAATACCAGAATTAAGTAAAAAACAACATACCACCATACTGATACTGATGTGATTCAGAATTAAGCATTTTTAACTTACCAAAACTGGTAATGGAAGAGATAATCAGTAATTAACAACGGTAATCGCATACCGAAATCATACATGAGTGATTGATAGGATTCCCAACCCATTTGGCCCAAATCCTTCTTCAATCTTCACTGACtagtctttgtccttgtcctgtatcaatcaaaccaaaataaaaaaacgatAATTAGAAAAATCAAATTCTCGACGTGATCGACTGAGTTAAAACATAGCAATTAAACAAAACTATGAATAAAACAATTAGAttatgtttggttgctgagaaaataaaGAGAATAATAACCAAAAAGTCAACTGAAATAGAAGTTTGCTCTAATTTCAACGAATTCTCTTGAGTTTCTGAGCAcccaaacagaaaaaaaaaaaaaaaaagccaatcaAACCAAACTCTCATGCTCAATTTTCTCGCAACCACAAACAGAACTTAGAGGAAGAGAGAGTTACTTGGAGCTCGGAGTAGGATATGGTGACTGGTGTGACGGTGGGGACGGCGGGGTCGGAGGACGGAGGCATAGTTCGACAAGAAATTTGGCGGGAAAGACGGGGGGTTGGAGTGTGGCGGTGGGGAAGAATCCGTGGGAACGAAGAGGAACTTTGGTACGGAAGGAGGGTTTTTATataggagggagggagagaggttGAGAGCGAAAGGCGTGATtgtcaatttcaattttttttttaaggaaaaagaaagaagagaggttGAGCATCAATTCCCGTTCCCTCCAAACCAAAGAATATATTCACGATCACGATGTGCGGCAAAAATTGAAGGTGGAGTATTAAATACGTAAAATTATtagttaaatttaaaattaattgtgtattattaagaatttgattgaaaatgattttaaaatgattgaaaatgtttttggctaaaatgttttttttaaattcaatccTTAGTAAAACCAAGCAGATCTTAAAAAAGTACTTGGGGGTactttctataaaaaaacacGAAGTTCTTTTAGAATCCAAAATCAATTTAACAAAAGTATGTctagtcttttttatttttgaacaaacgatattatctactttAAAGGAGGGGATATGTTTaatctcacaatggactagcatagtaataatgtggttcaaattcgtttttgtcgagaatcaaatctaagacctACTATTTATAAGTGAGGAACAATACCTTTAtatcgtaatactaagtgatgtgtttattcatttttaaaagactttaaaacCAGCCCTAATTTGTATCAAATTCTAAAAATTTGAATTGGGATGTAATATGTATTGGGTCTTTCTTCATTCAATAATatttggaactttaacgaaaagttcctgatactgttcattttaacgaaaaatcatatttttacactaaaaagacAATTCTGATACtgtttactttaccctttattttgtttttatcgttaaaattcgaagtttttaagctattttcattagttttcttatatTATTTACGTTGATTTCGGCAAAAAAGGATTCAATCGGGAAAAATAACAAAATGGGAAATAAGAATATTCTAATTaaggtttttattaattattttaggcGGATGGTTCATGTGAAGATTATGAAACACTTTAATTCTCTAATGTGCGATTCCATCTCGATCCAAAGCTAAcagtaaaaaatataattaaggttgttattaatatatatttaagcaTGTGTCATGTTATTAAGTTAGACAGTCAAAAATATATATCGGATGTTATGAGAATATGTGTGGCTATCAAGTCCGACACGCGAATAACATGCTCTCTACTTCTGTATTACACTGAGGAGTTTATCCAAAATCAATTGACGATGAGTGAATAAGCTGAAAGATTATACACAACTTTAATTACGCAACGAGTACAGAGGCAATTTACACCAACCTCCAGTCAAGAATTTGGGCTCACAATCATTAGCCAATACGCTTTTTTTCTCATGCCTTAAGTTCATAGTTTGATATTCTGGTGTCCTATGACCCTGACATGACAAGTTCCACTTTTTGTTCATTATCTCGACGAAACAATCACATTTACCCTTAACGGCACGGTTCGGTTCCGGGTATAGAGTATGGGTTGGGTTCCGTTACAGTTCCGACACTACTTAGCACTGTAGAGAAGGAAATAAAAAGACAACTTGCTTCACTCAATGCTGGAAAAACAGTTTCTCCTTATAATCTAAACAGTTTCTCTTTCTCAATGCTGGAAAAACAGCTTGCTTCACTCATAGGAAAGAAATTGCGCCAGAGTATAGAAAAGACATACCTACAGATCCTCCTCCTGGACTCTTTGCCGCTATACGTGAAAACCCAACATCTGGGAACAAACAAATTACATTCTCTGGCATAGCAAGAACAGTCCTCTGAAATGTATCCATACAAAGTTAAgacacaaaaaattcaaaaaggcAACGTAATTCACAACATTGACAATCTCTGTCTGACAAGgcaataatacctctgtaatGATCCGGTAGTGACCGTGACCTGATAGGCAAACACCAAAGCCCATTGTTATGCCATCCATGAAGCTTATATAGGGCTTCTTGTAGTCAGAGATTTTGCATCTTAGAGAATACTCAGCAGTGAATACCTGAAAAACGTGCAGCACAAATATCATACCAGCAGCCTCTCAATCTTAAGAAATGGTAGCTTAGAAAAGATATGAATCCTGTCCAACCAATACAAGTCATATTACCCaagttaaagcaaaatcaagaCTAAACAAATGATCAGATGTTATAGGTTGCCCAAGAATGTCAAACATgaaattataaaagaaaaaaaataatcgtATGTATTGAACATTAATAAATACATGCTGAAAGCACAATCTTAGCCGCAATTTATGACATTTATACAAGATCGAATAGCTAAAGAAATTAAAGAAGTAGCAGAACTCATATAAGAGATTTTCACTGAACTTTTAGGCTTACCAACAAATACATCATTACGAGTCTAATGCATGAATTTTGTTAAAAGGGGCTGGCTTGCTTGTATTAAGGCTTAATCATCAACGATTTTGCAAGGGTCAATCGTCTTGCTAGTTGTAAATCTATTCACTatgaaaattaccaaaatacatCTTATATGGTAGTGAAGGAAGTCATCTTATATTATCTGGATTTTAGAAAACGGTGTAAGGTTATAAGTCTGTTATTCTATATAGTTAAAAGGACACAATTAGACCTCAATCATATTCGGTGGTTGGTTTTTGGCCGCGATCTGCTTCACATCACCGCCTGCAGGTAATCTAAATCTGGGTTATTACCTATCAATGAATCAACGTGCCAACTTAACGGACACCATTTATCTCTATATGGcaaaaaaacaacacaaaaaggAACAATGAAGTGAAACAATAAACAACATGACATGAAACAGCACGAACATCAAAGACCAAAAATCTACCACGTAAGCACCTAAACAAGAAATAACTTTAGTTCAAAGCAAAGCGTAATGTAGAAACCTTCAGCACAAAAGGTGTGTTTTTGTCCTTTTGAATTTCGGCAACAACCACTTTAATGTCCTTTCCTGCATTTACCATGATTGGTCACTCTCAAAACCTTACCTAAgagacccaaaaacaaaaataaccgCCAAAAGAGCTAAACATACATATCTAGAATAACTTATTTAACTACACGCTAAAATGGAAGTGTAAAATTGCCAAGAAAGATAAGAAACTATTCAAATACGAATTCTGGGCATTACCGCCACAAAAGGCACGAGCCGAGCGGCTATCAACAAGGACACACTTCACATTTGGGTCAGATTCCCATTCATCCAGATAGCTCTTGTATTTCACATCCATATCTGCGTTTTCCAACAATTCCCACTTAAACAGAAACACAAAATTCTTCGAAAAAAAGCTAACTTGTTCGAAATTTGAATCCAACGTTTCGTCTTATAACAAATGCAATAACATAGATTTGTAATCAATACGATGCCATAAAGTTCAAGctcaaaaataaagaaacaatAATCTTCTTCTGCAAGATTGTATTTCATTTCACAATAATCAATTACACAGATGTTAATATATATAGCCTTTGACTTTTTACATTTGTACCCTTGACTGCCTTAACTAACCCTTTAACCATTCTAACAAACCACAGTTATTAACTAAAACTAACCACATTTAGTTTTACCAAACTATTTTACAGTAACAGAAATGGATGACTCATCCTCCCTAGTAAAAAATTCAAGTCATCACCAAATCAAAAGCATTtacagatatatacatatatacatatatacatatgcgCGTCTGTGTGTTTATCTACATACCTAGGTTCATGGCGTTGAGAGCTCGGGGGGTGACCGAGGGTGATGACGGCGACGCCAATTGGGTGGACGCTGCTCTTGACAAATGCGTCGGCAGAGGCCATGATCCCAAAGGTGCGGAGAAGGCGAGGGGATTTGGAGGGTTTGTAAAGAGAGAGCTTCGAATTTGgattgaggaagaagaaagcgGACGAATGCATCGCTCGTCCTAATAAGCTTCCCATTACTTCTGTTTGAGAGTGACTGTGTCAGTGTCGGGAGAGAGATATTTTTGGTGCTTCTGAACCGGTCTACCCTTGATGTTACGGTTAAATTACCGGGAAAAAGAACTGCCGCCATGGCCACGGAGGGAACGTTGAAATTTGAAAGAAGTGTTGAAGTATGGACTTGCCTTCATTTATTGAACTTAGAAATCGAAAACCGAAAGAAGCGTCAGACTCAAACATGTGACGATGACGATGCATCACCACCTTGGTTGTGCCTCTGGATCAAAAACCTACCATCACCATCAAAATCGTGCATATTTTCCTTCTTAGGTTTGTCCCATACTAGATTAACCCCTGTTCCCTTAATTGATTTATAGTATCTCCCTGGCATTTCAAAAGTTACATCAACTTTATCCCCACTTTGCAAATTGAGCTTATCGTTCAATATTTGTCCTTGCCAAAGAAACCATTTTTCAAATACATCATCGCGCATTTTTATAACCCAATCTTCCTTGCCTATGCAGGTTCGCAACTCAGTAGGCTTGGTATTATTTATATCAATACTGGCACGAGGATGACCATCTTTCCATCTGATATAAGGGCTTGATTGATCAAGATTTGAGCAGTAAAAGCATAACAGAGTCAGCCCTTCAAAATTACGACCATCACTCGAGGGGATATCAAAACTGACTTTATTACAATCGTTGACAAACTCGAACCAATCAGGAACATAATTCCCATTGAGAAAAATGCCACCATATCCACAAGAAGTCCATCCCTATATATACAGCGCAAGCgtcatatctatatatatatacatgtacatgTGCGTTGTGTGTGTGCATGTGCGCAATAGGAAGACAATTAAAGAGAGGGAGATACCTTTAGGACGTTCCTCCTAAAATCAGCTGTGAGTTTGGGGCAGTCCCTCATATCAATCCATGTCATCGAGTTTAATGACTTATCCAAGTCTGGAACCTCAGTGAGTGCGTGTGAATTACTTACATTCAGTTCTCTCATATTCGACATTTTCGAAAAATTGGGCATTGTTACCAAAcggaagcaataagatgcatccagaaatttcaaatttgttggTAAATCATAGATTGTATAAAGCCTGAAGCAATTATCTAACCACAGActttcaagctttgaaagaTGACTGAGGCTGGGTAGGGTATGAAGGTTAAGGCAGAAACTTAACcacaaattttcaagttttgaaAAACAACTGAGGCTGGGTAGGGTAAGAAAACCATTATTTGAGAGATTTAAATTTCTTAAAGAGTCTAAGCCGTGTAACGAATCGGGAAATTGCAAGGGAAACTCCGATTGCACACACGCTAGAGATAAATGAGTGAGATTCTTCAATCTTACTGTGGAACGCGGTAGTTGTCTTATGGCTGTGGTAGTTGCTTTAAGTACTCTCAATGATATCATCTTCCCTAAATCCTCGGGCAGTTCACTGAATTGCCAACAATCATCAAGAACAAGAGTCTGAACGGATTTGGACCTGTAGAAATCCCCAGGAAGAGAAATAAGATTCTTGCAGCGTGTGAGGTTCACCAAAGAAAGTTTTTTAAGATGACCAATGGAGGGGTGAATCTTGGACAAACTCCTACACCCTTCCAATATCAACTCTTCAAGATTTGGGAGATTTGAAAAGTCTGGTGATTTTTTTAAGTCAGAGCAACTTCCGAGATTAAGGACTTTCAAGTTTTCAAGCAACTGTTGcacaaaatcaaaggaaaattaaaattaatatccAAAAGGAATATCTtaggaaaaaaagaaggaaatccaaaaacaaatagaAACATAACATCATCATCTGTAATCGATTGTACCTTGGAGCCCTCCCAAACTTGTACCAGGTTGCTAGACGTTATTTCTAAAATAACTAGTCTTGGTTGATCAAAGAAGTCATCTGGTATGGACTTTAAAGGGCATCTTTCCCAACACAACCATATTAACTCTTTGGGGAGATGTTTGTATTCTCCATTGACCTGCACGTTGTAGAGCTTGAGCAGTCTCAGTTTCTTCATATTGGCAAATGCTTCTGTACTGAACCTAGGCATGTTAGATCTTGGAGGCCAAGGAGGAGGGATACCTAGAGCAAGTCCTTCAACTTCTTCAGTTCCCTGTTAACAAAAGGTTATATTCATGTGTAAGAAACGGATTATTTGCATACGTTTACATGTATGGATACAAGCAAGTACTATTGTTGGCTAATTGAGATGAATGTTACTAAATGTATAATACACATCTGTGAGTTATATGTGCTTTTCATGTACAATGCATTAATTCAGAATTTTATTGGAAATGTACTTACAGATTTATCTCTCAATACTTTAATGACCTCTTCACGGTTCCACAACCTACTCCATTTTCCAGGGTGACAGGGggatttttcagaaatgattgATTTGGCCATTTCTCGAAGCAAATCATGCATATTCAACTTGTTGTCTTCAACAGTTATAAGGCATCGTTCACGGAGGTCACTAATTCCTATTGTTGCAAAAAAGTTACATCCATCTAATATTTTTGCGACATAGTCCTTATCATGTCCAATAAAGAAACAAGATATGTCAAGGAATATAGCCTTCTGTGTAGGATGTAGCATTTCAAAGCTTTCTCTTAGCGGTTTCATTATTCCTTCATTAGGAAATGTTTTCAATTTCTCCAAATGACTTTTCCACTCTCTTGGGGTTCTTTCAACCATAGAagaacctaaaacttcaagggCTAGTGGCAAACCTCCACAGTAAGAAACAACCTCTTTTGAGAGTTCAAGATATCCTTCATTAGGCCAACTATTTCCAAAGGCATGCCAACTaaagagcttcagagcttcatcttcattcaatttcttaagcgGATACGTCTTGTCCACTTTCATGTTCACTTGCTTTAGTAAATGTTCATATCGTGTCGTTATGATAATTCTACTTCCTGGGCCAAACCAATCACGATTTCCAGCTATTGCATTTAGTTGTTCCACTTTGTCTACATTGTCAATAATGACAAGTACGCTTCTacgttggagatgattttttatcACACTGATACCTTGATCAACACTGGATATCTTAGACTCTGTCTGTTTCAAGATGCCAGAAACAAGTTTTCCTTGCAAATCAACCAGATCATATTCACTAACGTTGGCAAGGAAACTTTTGAATTCGAACTTATGATGAATTTGGTTATAAATGGCTTTGGCAGCTGTTGTTTTACCCAATCCACCCATCCCCCAAATTCCAACCATGACAACATCATTTGATCCACCACCTGAAAGATAACTGATAATATCTTGAACGCGAGAATTGATTCCAACCGGGTGCTTGGCCACATTTAATTCGTTTGCGCTTGGAAGCCATTCCGTAATGATCTTGCCAACAATTTCTctaataagctttgcttcacgCCTGAAAATTAAATTCCTAAGCATTAGTGGGACTCAATGAACAGTAGGAGGTATCAGTCCATGGACAATTTTctttccttcatatatattctAACTAGCTACTAGCTAGTATGTGATTTTTTTACCAACTtgataaaagaaataaattcattaattaattaaactctaATTACGGTTTAGGTTTTATATGAGAGGTTAAGGTGTATTAATTAAGCATGTTAATTAATGTTTAATTAGCTTCTGTAAAATGTTAATTAAGCATGTTAATTATATGAGAGATTTAAGTCATTCACTAAAATGTTTCAAATCTTGAAAAGCAGGTGAATGATTACCCATTGTCAGTGATTTGAAGATGTTGGCCAGACAAATTTGCAGCTTCTGTAAGAGCCTTTCTCCATTGCTTTACCCTTTCTTGTTTAGCTTCACGTTCCTTGTCATCTTTTTCTTCACGGATGCCCTCTTCATGCTTCTGAAATGCTTGAGCTAAATCTCCGTTCTGCTTCCTAACATGTGAAGGATCAACATGATAGAATATTGGCAAAACACGTCGCCCCAGTTTGTATCTGCACTCCATGATCTTCACCAGCTCGTCAAGACACCAACTCGAGTCCGCATAACTCTTTGAGAAGACAATGATAGAGATCCTCGCCTCTTTGATTGCCCGGAACAGTTCCTCTTTTATTTCTTCCCCTCTTTCTAGATCGTCCTCATCAATATAAGCCTGGTATCCCCTGTCTGTTAATGTCGCGTGGAGGTGGCCCGTGAAGCCATTGCGTGTGTCTACACCGCTGAAGCTCAAGAACACGTCGTAATTCCAAAGGTTTGACTTGGAGGAGGATGAAGAGGACGCTTCGTGGGTTGTCATGGCGGTATCCACCGTTATGGCACTGCACTGGTTCAGATCATGACTGAAAAATGGCAGTAGTTGTGTTCGTGCTGTCGAACGGATGATCCTGAAATACCTAAACCCAAGTCAAGCTCCCTTAGTCAACAAGAACAAAGTTTAGAATATAATAATGTTGGCGTATGGACTTGAGAAACGACATAATGTTGGCTGGAAAGTGCAGAAAAAGAGAGGAATAGAGGAAAGAAAGGAGCGAAAGGACAAAGACTATCCAAAAGATTCTTGGCTGTGATTACAGCTATTCATAGGAGAAACAACGGACATATTTTCATAGGAGAAACAACCTGCTCATCTTcatatataatacatttcaacGGACATATTTTAATAGGAGAAACCACGTTAGTTTGTACTAGAAATTTTTACCCGCGCATTGCTGCGGGATTTGAAATTGTATGAAAGATTATCTTTGAAATATATAATAGATTGTGTGATTGAAGATTAATACCATCTACATTGAAAACGTTGGAAAAAGttttacatacaaaataatttacGATACAATCCACATACAAAAGATAGTAAATTTTTTTCTATCTACATGCATTAtgttagccgaccccacttagtgtgaaaaggttttgttgttgttgttacatGCATTATGTTATGgaatgaaatatatatatatatatatatatatatatatatatcaatgttttaaaaggctcgCCTAGGCGCCCTGTGAGGCTGGGCTTTAGGGTTGCCGCCTCTGTTTTAAGGAAGTGGGCGGAAGGCGCCAGAAGGCGCTGTCGGAGCCGCCTAGGCGCGCCTCAggggatttatttatttatttattattttactcccaaacccaaattttgggtagggttttaactACCTCATACCTCTTCTTTGCACCATCATCTCTCTGCCCtgttttctaatttttattttttatataatggatgtgtgTCGTCTGCATGCATTGTTATATGTGTGCTCATTGTGCTTTTCATCCtctatgttatatatataatataatatatgtatatatatgtgtgtatatgtatttataatatatgtgtgctcacggtgattattgattaataatcttcttcttttttaatataatatatgtgtaaactcagtgtatatattaaaaaatttaggtgtCGTGAGGCTTCGCCTCACGCCTAGGCCAGGCTAGTCCCTCGGACGCCTCGCCCAcgcctcacgcttttaatacatatatataactaaGTTCCAGAATATGTAAACTTCataacttggaaattttttgaCAAATTAATCAGATTTAACTGTGGGACAGCAAGGTCGCCTATAAAGTTGCGAAGTCGTGGAAGCATAAAGGACAAATAACAAATGAGTTTTGAGAAATTATTCCACAAATGTCATTCTGCAAAATGTATTAAAGACGATTGGTATAAGATTAGCAATCATGAGTAGTgtaacaacatcaacaaaataacTATAAACCATAATTGAACATAATTCAAATTTcgttttgcaaaaaaaaaaaaaaagaaaaaaaaaaaaaaaaaaaaaacagacttACAATAATTCAGCCTTCAATCCTGAAGTCTTATTCAAAGAGCCAAACTTGAATGCAAGCTTTCTGAAAATTtccaaacaaaattgaaaaataggTAACACCCTAGTCAGAAATGAACCGAGGTGCGAGCTTTCTAAGAAACCCAGATgacaaaatcaacaaaatagaaTGGAAAAATGACTTACACTTAATAAGGCATGCTCGAATCTTGATCTAAAACTGGTGGTGGTTCAATTGTTGGTCACCAACTCTAAATGAAGAATTCATCAGAACCtataaatttaaacaaaaaattttcCAAAATCAACATTTACTAAAAACCAGTTACTTGGTTATCATGCATGATGGCTTGCCAAAGACTGAATAAAGGAAAGCACAACTTTACTTGTATGATTATTTTCAATGACATTTAAAAGGTCAGAtccaaatgaaaataaaagttAGGACTTCACAAAACCAATTAAAAATCTAATTCCAAAGTTACAAACATCCACCAAATGATTCCAGGTAAAGTTTTAAACTCAAGGTCAGACCCAAATGAAATTAAAAGTTAGAACTTCACAAAACCAATTGAAAATCAGattccaaagttccaaacaCCCACCAAATGATTCCGGATAaagtttaaactcaaaaacccaacagaaacaaaagcattGGTGTGAATTAACTGTATCTAATTGaggaaactaaaacaaaagaaaagcaaagtaTATACCTCAAAATGTCAAGCAATTACGT encodes the following:
- the LOC126595166 gene encoding disease resistance protein RUN1-like → MTTHEASSSSSSKSNLWNYDVFLSFSGVDTRNGFTGHLHATLTDRGYQAYIDEDDLERGEEIKEELFRAIKEARISIIVFSKSYADSSWCLDELVKIMECRYKLGRRVLPIFYHVDPSHVRKQNGDLAQAFQKHEEGIREEKDDKEREAKQERVKQWRKALTEAANLSGQHLQITDNGREAKLIREIVGKIITEWLPSANELNVAKHPVGINSRVQDIISYLSGGGSNDVVMVGIWGMGGLGKTTAAKAIYNQIHHKFEFKSFLANVSEYDLVDLQGKLVSGILKQTESKISSVDQGISVIKNHLQRRSVLVIIDNVDKVEQLNAIAGNRDWFGPGSRIIITTRYEHLLKQVNMKVDKTYPLKKLNEDEALKLFSWHAFGNSWPNEGYLELSKEVVSYCGGLPLALEVLGSSMVERTPREWKSHLEKLKTFPNEGIMKPLRESFEMLHPTQKAIFLDISCFFIGHDKDYVAKILDGCNFFATIGISDLRERCLITVEDNKLNMHDLLREMAKSIISEKSPCHPGKWSRLWNREEVIKVLRDKSGTEEVEGLALGIPPPWPPRSNMPRFSTEAFANMKKLRLLKLYNVQVNGEYKHLPKELIWLCWERCPLKSIPDDFFDQPRLVILEITSSNLVQVWEGSKLLENLKVLNLGSCSDLKKSPDFSNLPNLEELILEGCRSLSKIHPSIGHLKKLSLVNLTRCKNLISLPGDFYRSKSVQTLVLDDCWQFSELPEDLGKMISLRVLKATTTAIRQLPRSTVRLKNLTHLSLACVQSEFPLQFPDSLHGLDSLRNLNLSNNGFLTLPSLSCFSKLENLWLNNCFRLYTIYDLPTNLKFLDASYCFRLVTMPNFSKMSNMRELNVSNSHALTEVPDLDKSLNSMTWIDMRDCPKLTADFRRNVLKGWTSCGYGGIFLNGNYVPDWFEFVNDCNKVSFDIPSSDGRNFEGLTLLCFYCSNLDQSSPYIRWKDGHPRASIDINNTKPTELRTCIGKEDWVIKMRDDVFEKWFLWQGQILNDKLNLQSGDKVDVTFEMPGRYYKSIKGTGVNLVWDKPKKENMHDFDGDGRFLIQRHNQGGDASSSSHV